Genomic DNA from bacterium:
TTGCTCATTTGAATCTTCCGTCGTCATCGCAGCATCGTACATTTCAATTCCTTTAACAATTAAAAAAGCCGGAAACAGCGACAATGACTTCAATGTCGGATCAATTCCTTCTATAGGTGCAAAAGCAACCACAAGACACAATATTTCCGGAACCATGAAAAAAAATCCCCGTCCCCAATCACCTGCATAAGCATGACCGGAAGAAGGCAAAAGTGCCGCGCAACTCATCGCCAGCATGGGTTCTTTCCTGTTCGCAGAGTAGAGACGGCAAGCTTCGCTTAAATTGTTTAAAGAAACCGTCCGCTCCGCCTCCCGCTGTTTTTCTCCTGTTTTTTTTATTTCCGTAAAATATTCCTTCCGCTCAACTGGTTGAATCTCCCTTCCCTTCGCAGGCATACTATCGGATACGTTTTGAATCCGCCGGGAATCCAAACCCCACATTTTGTCAGATCCGCCATGACGGAATTGGATGATTCCTTTTTTATTAACAATGATTTTAACATCACGAATATATAACCCGTCTTTTAGAATCAAATGTTCCGCACCGGTCATACTTGGCATAATTAACAAACATATAATCCAAATTATTTTTTTCATGCTTTCACCATTCCTTATCTTTTCTTGTTCTCCGGTCCATGAATATTGAGCGAAAGATAATGCTTCATTCCCAATTCTCCCATCAGTCCAAGAGCGTAATCCAGTTGAAACGCGCCCAAACGCGCACCTAAACCAAAAGAAAAAGATTCTAAATCATACCCATATTTATATCCGATTCGCCCCTTCATTATTTCTCCCCAAGCAATTTCAATACCGGAATGCATCTGCAAAATATTAATATTCACAATATCCAAGGACGTCAGCAAACAATAATCACCATTCCATTTAACTTGGTATGTCCCTCCGATTCCAACAGATAACGGCAATGAATCACCTACCTCTGAGTATTTCAATTGCGTCCCGATATTTTGAACCACAACTCCCAAGGTGAATTTTTCATTCGGAGACACAAATAAACCACCAACATCTATAGCGAAAGCTCGTGCATGATATTCCTCGATCAAGGTCGAGTAAACCATTTTCGTTACAACGCCTAAAAACAGTTCCTTTAAATCCAAACCATATCCCAATGAAAACACAAAATCCTGTTCCGCGTTTGATATGCGAGAGCTTCCGTCATCGGCAATGAGTTCAATTTCCCCACCCTGAAAAGTTGCCAAACTTGCGCCCAGCGTTCCCTGAAAAAGCGGACTAACATAACCGAGATAACCGTAATAAGTATCCATCAGGCTCCGGTTGTACATGAGACCTGTTTCCTGATGCACCAAACGTCCCAGCCCAGCCGGATTGTAATAAAGTGTCTGCATATCATCCGCCACAGCTACATAAGCTTCACCCATACCCAATGCCCTCGCACTCATCCCCTGGGTTAATACTCGTGCGCCGCTTTCTCCCTGGTCGCTTCCCCAAACATTCAAAATCCCAAAAAATACACAAACGAGTGAAAAATATGTTAACAGAATATATTTTCGTGAAAATTTGCATCTCATGACTTTCCCTTTCAGCAAAGTGTAGCAATCCCTCATTTGATAATACATATTTTTTTAGTTTGCCGCCATCCCGGAGCTTCAAGATGCAGCAGGTATATGCCACTGGCCACAAACGTTCCTCGCGTATTTCTGCCATCCCAGGTTTCAACATGCGCACCGCCCGCCTGTCTGGAACCATCAACGACTGTTCTGACCAACACACCATCCACAGTATATATTTTGATACTGATCTTCCCGGGAGAAGCAATATTATATAAAATAGTCACTTCTTCCCCTTTTATGGGATGACATTCATTATGTACAAGCCGCAAGGAATTATTTCCAATCGCAGTTTGAGCATTCGCCGCATTTTTCGTAGGTCCGTTAAGCGGATAAGCGATTCCCGAAAGAATGGAATTGTAATACCCGGTACGGTCAGTGATGTACCAAACAGCACTTAAAACATCCAAACTGGAATAGTCATGTTGATTGGCATATTGAATACCCTTTCGTACCCAATATGCCCAATGATTAGATGTCTCACTAGTCCAGGGCTGCCCGAAAGTCTGGCCGTCACTCGGAATACCTTTATGCGCATCCGTGCAATAGGCACTGATATAATGCGCGCAGCCATTTAAAGCGGTGGTGCTATCACCCACCACCAAATCCTGATCACTATCATCTGTTGAATCGACAATATAGCCTTCGTAATTGGTACCGGATTGATACACAACAGAGATGAGTGATTTTTCCCCAACATAATTACTGGTTCCATAAAAGACTTGTTCCCGACCAATTTCTGAGTATGTGGGAAAATGGTAAAATGTTATATGACCACTTCCAAACTTATTCCTTAGCCAGCTCAGATACCCATCAATTGTAAGGTCATTATGATCTCCAGAATGAGCTGCCAACAAGACATTTCCACCATTTCCGGTTGCAACAATTGCAGCGTGACTATATATATCGTCATCACGGCCAAAAATCACGACATCCCCCGGCGATAAATTGAAGGGTGCTTGACCCGCATTTTCCCCAAAAGTAACTTCAGCATGTTGGAAATTCTTTAAATGCGCATGAAGAGAATCACACCAGGTTATCGTTCCACCTATACCAATATGACCCGAAGGTATATTTCCGTCTTGAACCAAATCCATCCCACCATCAATTAAGCATTGTGATACAAAATTCGCACAGTCACCGCCTACATTTGAATAGTCCGCGTAATCTCTTGTATTTCTTCCATCCCACCATTTATTTGCATAATACACAGCTTCCTCGAAATTATATGCATTTGCGAGTGGTGTCAAAAATAATATCAGCAATAGAATTGATAGTGATTTTCGAAAATACTTTTTCTTGATCCAAAAAAATATCATTCTATTTGCCCGCTATTTTTTTTATTAATTTCTCAGCTTTTCCGGATAAATAGCGATTGGAAGATTTTTTATATTTTTCAAGTATTGCCCGTTCCTTTTTTCCTTTTCCGCTCGCTATGGCAGACAACGCTGCCGAACGGACTGATTTTGTAATCATGGGATTAGAAACAATAGCTTCCAGCACCGGGATCGCTTTCCCCTTC
This window encodes:
- a CDS encoding PorV/PorQ family protein, whose product is MRCKFSRKYILLTYFSLVCVFFGILNVWGSDQGESGARVLTQGMSARALGMGEAYVAVADDMQTLYYNPAGLGRLVHQETGLMYNRSLMDTYYGYLGYVSPLFQGTLGASLATFQGGEIELIADDGSSRISNAEQDFVFSLGYGLDLKELFLGVVTKMVYSTLIEEYHARAFAIDVGGLFVSPNEKFTLGVVVQNIGTQLKYSEVGDSLPLSVGIGGTYQVKWNGDYCLLTSLDIVNINILQMHSGIEIAWGEIMKGRIGYKYGYDLESFSFGLGARLGAFQLDYALGLMGELGMKHYLSLNIHGPENKKR
- a CDS encoding amidase domain-containing protein; its protein translation is MIFFWIKKKYFRKSLSILLLILFLTPLANAYNFEEAVYYANKWWDGRNTRDYADYSNVGGDCANFVSQCLIDGGMDLVQDGNIPSGHIGIGGTITWCDSLHAHLKNFQHAEVTFGENAGQAPFNLSPGDVVIFGRDDDIYSHAAIVATGNGGNVLLAAHSGDHNDLTIDGYLSWLRNKFGSGHITFYHFPTYSEIGREQVFYGTSNYVGEKSLISVVYQSGTNYEGYIVDSTDDSDQDLVVGDSTTALNGCAHYISAYCTDAHKGIPSDGQTFGQPWTSETSNHWAYWVRKGIQYANQHDYSSLDVLSAVWYITDRTGYYNSILSGIAYPLNGPTKNAANAQTAIGNNSLRLVHNECHPIKGEEVTILYNIASPGKISIKIYTVDGVLVRTVVDGSRQAGGAHVETWDGRNTRGTFVASGIYLLHLEAPGWRQTKKICIIK